TGTTTCTTTTCCCTTGTCGCTCAACAGTTCTTTTAGATGCCCCCGTTTCAGGAGGTATGCGACTTCCTTTTTGAGGGAGATGCACTCCTCGGTTGTGTGTCCGTTGTCGCGGTGGAAGTCGCACCATTTGCTCATGTCCTTCATGGAGTCCGGTCTGTCGTTCTTCCGGGGCCATCTGACTGTTCCACCTACATTTTGAAGGGCGTTCACCACACCTCCAATGTCGACGTTGAAGCCGTAGTCGGAGATGTTAGGGTGTTCGACCCGCTCGTTCCTGTAAACATTGTTAGTATCATAATACTGATTGACACTTTGTACCTGGTTTTGCCGAACATATGGTTAGTGTCGCCAATTGTTGTTCCTCGGGGTGTACGATCTTCTGTCGCTGCTGCCCCCTATCGATCGTTGAGATGCTGTTCGGATAACCTCGTCGTCTTCGATTCGCATCTAGGCGGTGGCCCTTGATCGCACCTCTTCGAAAGTTGcacaggggtatttggttattTCCCGGTATAGCTCCGAATTGGGGATGAGGCCTCTCTTCAACGCCTCAATAGCAGTCCTGACATCACAATTTTTTATaccaattttttcacaattaaaacggttaaaataatcgcgtaccgactcggtTGGCCCTTGAACCAACCGATAGAGATCACTGGTTTGCTTTTCTAACTGGCGACTGCTGGCGAATTGTTGGTAGAAGGCGTTGATGAGATCGGACAAACAGGAGATGGATCTGGGGGGGACGTTCGTGAGCCATTCCAAAGCTGCTCCATCAAGGGTGCCGCCGAAAGATTTGCACATAACAGGTTCCACTAGGTCGTGCGGAATCCCGATCTGCCACATGCACTGCTTGTAGAAGTTGACGTGCCTATAGGGGTCGGATGTCCCGTCGTACAGGGTGGTCCAGATTGGGAGCCGGAGTGTGTGCGGAACTGTCACTCTAGCGATCGCTTCGCAGAACGGCGACGCTGCATACCCGTCGGTCGGCTCGGTCTCCACTGGTGTAGGTGCCCCGGGGAACCTGGTCATCAACTTCATCAGGCGGGAATAGTGCTTCGTCATGCGTGCATCCATCTTGTTCAGGCGTTGGGTCACCGGATCGGGAGCTTCTTTGTCTTCTTCCTCACGGGTCTCCTCCTCATCGTCGGTCACATCTTCAAAGTCATCGGGCATCTCGAACGTTAGCTTTTTTGGCTTCCCAcctttgtgaaggaaataatgcccttggtccaagtatgcattctatgttaagtctaataaatgcggttcagtattaattaacaagttaataattcagtgagatcaagtgagctgaatgcctagctagaggccgcttcagttcaagtggaattaatgatattaatccacagcttactcttgactgaacccgtagggtcacacaaatagtacgtaaacggatcaagtatttaaatagcattaaatactccatctatgaatattcggaaccgacggatcttggtttcagtgggagctaagatcgtcacaggcaagaaatgaatactccggaaacgatgatattgccggaaacggaaatatggatcgtatcggaaatatgaatattatccaagtcgtagatgttgccggaaacggaaacatggtacgtatcggaaaatattattggaaatggaaatattaccagaatcggaaatattgccggaaacggaaatattgtcagaatcggaaatattgccggaatcggaaaataattccggaaacggaaatattaaatatttgttcgaaacggaaattaattccggaatcggaaatattaaatattgttcgtatcggaaatagattccggaaatggaaatttaatcggaagcgtatcgtacgaattagcatcggacgaggcctgccggacgaaggcccagcacgaagccaggccgtcgcccagcaagcacgcacgtcacaagcccagcgcgcgccaaggccacggatgcgtgggccttgctgcgtgggctgcagctcgcacgcatgggcagtccttgtggctgccgtgtgtgtgtgagtttgtgctcatgcgtgattcctgaatctgcaagagtcagtgtatgattaaatgtctattcctaattggataaattaattaaatagaattcatgtaggattctaattccaattaattcgcatcctactaggattacgattccttttccataactctataaataaaggcctaggggtcataatttatatacaagtttcaaagtattcaaaagtgagttttttgagagaaaatcaaacacacatcttgctcaaaagtgccgaaattttctagtaccttaagggcgattctagttggtcaatcttaaggcggatccggacgtgctgtggactatctacggagggacgacacttggagtcctaaaagacttgttcttgttcggttcgggcgcagctagggagggcacgcaacaaagagtatgcatctaattatgctatatgattatgtgtaaataatatgattcctgggttaatggttgtttccgcatgatttatgtaaatgtcatatgaatcataacctaacagtggtatcacgagccccttattattttcataatctaaattgcatgaacatggttaaatattacaaatttgcaagaattaaaaggggtgattaattttcgtaattgttaattaattgcaaattgcgtttatttaattatatgtacgcagtttttcggcagtttcttcgttactcatccgaattgagtgatttttgtgtcaattccgcatgtaaaaggcattctaaaattttgacaaaaatagtatttttctgccgaacccagaattctcaaattcgaagcctaactatgacttttcgaaggttttagtttttcgaatgcaaaatttcgtaaatttaagatgttaaattaaatatttgctattcctgttgataaatcttgaatttttgattgacctactgcatatgtttaacaagtttgaatgcctagtcttgttaattatgcaatctaatttgtaattatgattaatttgttgaaaattagaataatttagaattaatttgattttcataattaattgtaatttaattagaaacatatgattaaaaaccaccataaaaattgtaaatttacgataaattttaaatttttatgacctagacttgaatccatatcaatcggaaatcaattggataataaattttcgatttttcgccctaaaattatgaaattaataatatttattaatttgtcattaattttaaatataaattttaaatttttatgcgattcgttcaaataacttgcacgcacgaagcaatggacgcttcgtgttacccttaaggggtgttgtataatgcgggcatgcgacgacgagcaagggagctcgtcgcccgtgcggcacgaatgcaatgagcaagggcgtagtgcacgagcgcaaggcagcagccctgccttgtgtcgtgtgccacgagcaatgaacgaatgggcatgggcgaagggcgagccaaggcagtcgcgtgtgggcagcaagcgagctgcgccacaacgcgcgctgcctcgcacaagtgcgcgcagcctcgcgcgcagcgagcgcaagctcgcgtgccacgagcgctgcgcacagcatcactcgcgcgcacagcgcgcgatgtcgcccgcccagcgagcgatgtcgcgcaccagcgagcgatggctcgcgcgcgcgcgcagcaagcgatctcgcgccccagcgagcgatggctcgcgcgcgcagcgagcgagcttgcgcgcccagcgagcgatctcgcgcgccagcgagcgatgtcgcgcgcgcgcgctgcgagcgatagctcgcgtgcgatgggcgctatgcggaggcttgcgttgggacagcagcagctatgctacgagcgcatgggctgcgcgcacatggccagcaatggctgtgtgcgtgcggcccatgggcatgcaacgcgtagggtgtttgcgttacgattagatcgttttgaatgtttaatttgaaaatttcagttcacgaaattttaattaattttaaaattaataatttgaattaatttcttggattttaattttgaatattataattataataaatgaaatttattctaattattttactaaaattaaaatcatgaattaatttaaatgcgactgaaattaaattaaatttttggattcaattataaatttatatgagctttaaattttaattaaatttgtatgtttccggttagactagaaatacaattttatgtttaaaattagtaaagcatatgaatttattggtttgagtgggagcgctttttagtcataaactcttgattaggtctacaaatccttaaggttaaaacaactcgattagaattaataaggactgaataattggtagattattggtgcccttgattaattgctgcaaatgtttacgtgatgcataatgtgttttactaaccagctatgtgggccattcatgataatgaatgggtgaatggtatatattgtatatgtactgttatgcaggttatgaagtgactagtatgacccaaataggatagaaaatatggtctgcgtaccattaatttgaatgtaattggtctaaagcaccaaagttatttttcaattcaaatatggtctgcgtaccatcaaatagttgtaattagttatagcttatcctatttgaagaaaatggtgcctcccacggagattttcaagacggactttgaagtcaaagcttcaagatgaagtcgggccatactagatcacaaatatcttatgcatgttttaagttatttattgttttaaatatgtcttaaaatgcatgagatcaaaagcttgattatgttgcatgattaaggattttagttcacttaaaatctaaccaacatagtaagagccttaagttccaaacttaaaaattgagttaaaaggtgccatgccaaaatatacacttgcttggatatcctttacatcaatctagtaatagttttcgctcagcgaggtgttacttattggtcctaaaggggcaaggtacacaaataattgtgagtacatgttagttttggtgaaactcaacgatataagtaaggagtccttttatgtcgtggcaaattcgataggtttacctaataagttcttagacgtacctatcaaccaagaatagtttctagactattagcaaaaggcttttgcttacctaagatgttctaggattaagtcgacaaactgtgcttagttcttcaatgattttaggatcttggaatcattttattcacacctgccggaac
This Spinacia oleracea cultivar Varoflay chromosome 6, BTI_SOV_V1, whole genome shotgun sequence DNA region includes the following protein-coding sequences:
- the LOC130463199 gene encoding uncharacterized protein; translation: MPDDFEDVTDDEEETREEEDKEAPDPVTQRLNKMDARMTKHYSRLMKLMTRFPGAPTPVETEPTDGYAASPFCEAIARVTVPHTLRLPIWTTLYDGTSDPYRHVNFYKQCMWQIGIPHDLVEPVMCKSFGGTLDGAALEWLTNVPPRSISCLSDLINAFYQQFASSRQLEKQTSDLYRTAIEALKRGLIPNSELYREITKYPCATFEEVQSVNQYYDTNNVYRNERVEHPNISDYGFNVDIGGVVNALQNVGGTVRWPRKNDRPDSMKDMSKWCDFHRDNGHTTEECISLKKEVAYLLKRGHLKELLSDKGKETFSKEQTTLPGPTTSSERPDPPPFNKVVNVISGGSDICGLTSSAAKKINRGESETVEEGQTEDEVALHRSLTAMAITFDDSDSVDTQREHHDGLVISLPIGNALIKRILVDNGSSANVLFLEALQEMGLEEKNIVRRSTVLVGFSGEALRTVGEISLPTYAEGVNMMTKFNVVDCPSAYNVILGRPWIHKMKAVPSTYHQSIKFPTKWGVMEIKGQQRDAKKCYETALKPSKSPI